In one window of Clupea harengus chromosome 4, Ch_v2.0.2, whole genome shotgun sequence DNA:
- the LOC105900157 gene encoding peroxisome proliferator-activated receptor gamma-like, producing MVDAQMLTWPMSFGRSPMERDGQSDICHVFDMSTFNYPSPLSEENSISPKHLEDFTATEEHHEWTPGEGTFTMLSEASIKVEPRSPSELSEPNYSYFKLHTDVSSALVNLECRVCGDRASGYHYGVHACEGCKGFFRRTVRLNLIYDYCALQCRIHKKSRNKCQYCRFQKCLLVGMSHNAIRFGRMPRTDREKLLGEISKEIEQLDRQAADRRALAKQLYESYVKHFPLPKSKAKAILSGKTNNHAPFVIHDMKSLMAGQQFLNCKEVPLLKPELDVALEALEGGVELSFFRQVQVRSAESIREITEFAKSIPGFVDLDLNDQITLLKYGAMEVMIILWAPLMNKDGTLIAYGQIFMTREFLRSLREPFCGILEPKFDFATKFNVLDLDDSDLALFIAVIILCGDRPGLVNVKPVEELQETVLQALETHLKTVHPEQPQLFAKVLQKMADLRPLVADHVRQIHLLKKTELDMCLHPLLGEIMRDLY from the exons ATGGTGGACGCTCAGATGCTCACCTGGCCTATGAGTTTCGGACGCAGCCCCATGGAGCGGGACGGGCAATCGGACATCTGCCACGTGTTTGACATGTCCACCTTTAACTACCCCAGCCCTCTCAGCGAAGAGAACAGCATCAGCCCTAAGCACTTGGAGGATTTCACCGCCACAGAGGAACACCACGAATGGACACCTGGAGAGGGGACGTTCACCATGCTGAGCGAGG CCTCCATAAAGGTCGAACCCAGGTCCCCATCAGAACTCTCTGAACCAAACTACTCTTATTTCAAGCTGCACACGGATGTCTCTTCTGCGTTGGTGAACCTGGAGTGTAGGGTGTGTGGAGACAGGGCTTCGGGCTACCACTATGGGGTTCATGCATGTGAGGGCTGCAAG GGTTTCTTCAGAAGGACAGTTCGACTGAACTTGATATATGACTACTGTGCCTTGCAGTGTCGCATTCACAAGAAGAGTCGAAACAAGTGTCAATATTGCCGTTTTCAGAAGTGTCTTTTGGTGGGCATGTCCCACAACG CTATTCGCTTCGGTCGAATGCCCCGGACTGACAGGGAGAAACTTTTGGGCGAAATTTCCAAGGAAATTGAACAGCTAGACAGACAAGCAGCTGATAGGAGGGCGCTTGCCAAGCAACTGTATGAATCCTATGTCAAACACTTCCCCTTGCCCAAGAGCAAGGCAAAGGCAATCCTGTCAGGAAAGACCAACAACCATGCG cCTTTTGTCATCCACGACATGAAATCTCTTATGGCTGGGCAGCAGTTTCTGAACTGCAAAGAGGTGCCCCTGCTGAAGCCTGAACTGGACGTGGCTCTGGAGGCCCTCGAGGGTGGAGTGGAGCTGTCGTTCTTCCGTCAGGTGCAGGTCCGCTCCGCCGAGAGCATCCGGGAGATCACCGAGTTCGCCAAGAGCATCCCGGGATTCGTGGACCTGGACCTGAATGACCAGATCACGCTGCTGAAGTACGGCGCCATGGAGGTGATGATCATCCTGTGGGCCCCGCTCATGAACAAAGACGGCACGCTGATCGCCTACGGACAGATCTTCATGACGCGGGAGTTCCTACGCAGTCTGCGGGAGCCGTTCTGTGGCATTCTGGAGCCCAAGTTCGACTTTGCCACCAAGTTTAACGTGCTGGATCTGGATGACAGCGACCTAGCTCTCTTCATCGCAGTCATCATTCTCTGTGGAG ACCGGCCAGGCCTGGTGAACGTGAAGCCCGTGGAGGAGCTCCAGGAGACGGTGCTGCAGGCGCTGGAGACCCACCTGAAGACGGTGCATCCGGAGCAGCCCCAGCTCTTCGCCAAAGTGCTGCAGAAGATGGCCGACCTGCGGCCGCTGGTGGCTGACCACGTCCGCCAAATCCACCTTCTGAAGAAAACGGAGCTGGACATGTGTCTGCACCCTCTGTTAGGGGAAATCATGAGAGACCTGTACTAG